Proteins found in one Alicyclobacillus cycloheptanicus genomic segment:
- a CDS encoding type III pantothenate kinase: MERILVMDVGNSNIVLGVFEQGRLRCQWRLATVRARTADEYGLLMKALFQAEAPDIRELDGIVMSSVVPPLMVTLAETCKRYLGLAPLVVGPGVKTGISVVTENPREVGADRIVNAVAAVHLYGPPVMVVDCGTAITVCVIDEQGRYVGGLIAPGIETAAEALYQRAAKLPRIELVRPKSVVGRNTIASMQAGTIFGFAGLVDGIVERVREEIPLPFHVVATGGMAELIYPDSRQIHDLNPNLTLTGLYLLWQKNRA, from the coding sequence ATGGAGCGCATTCTCGTGATGGATGTCGGAAACTCAAACATTGTGCTGGGCGTCTTTGAGCAGGGCCGCCTGCGCTGTCAGTGGCGGCTTGCGACGGTCCGGGCGCGGACGGCAGACGAATACGGCCTGCTGATGAAAGCTCTGTTTCAGGCGGAGGCGCCTGACATCCGCGAGTTGGACGGCATCGTGATGAGTTCTGTCGTGCCGCCGCTGATGGTTACGTTGGCGGAAACCTGTAAACGATACCTCGGGTTGGCGCCGTTGGTCGTGGGTCCCGGTGTGAAAACAGGGATTTCCGTGGTCACGGAGAATCCGCGCGAAGTGGGTGCTGACCGCATCGTCAACGCGGTGGCAGCCGTTCACTTGTACGGACCACCGGTCATGGTTGTGGACTGTGGCACCGCGATCACGGTGTGTGTCATTGACGAACAGGGCCGCTATGTCGGCGGGTTGATCGCGCCCGGGATTGAAACGGCGGCTGAAGCCCTGTATCAGCGGGCCGCCAAGCTGCCGAGAATTGAATTAGTACGGCCGAAATCGGTTGTGGGCCGCAACACCATCGCGAGTATGCAGGCGGGCACCATCTTCGGGTTCGCTGGCTTGGTGGATGGGATTGTCGAGCGCGTGAGGGAAGAAATCCCGCTGCCCTTTCATGTGGTCGCGACGGGCGGCATGGCCGAACTGATTTATCCAGACTCGCGTCAGATTCACGATTTGAATCCAAATCTCACGTTGACGGGTTTGTACCTCTTGTGGCAAAAAAACCGCGCTTAG
- the greA gene encoding transcription elongation factor GreA, with translation MADKEVLLTPEGLQKLEEELEHLKSVKRREVAERIKLAISYGDISENSEYEDAKNEQAFIEGRIMTLEKMLRNARIIQEDDVQTDAVSIGSTVLLRDVEFNEEVEYTIVGSAEADPASNKISNESPVGRALLGQTVGSIVDVAVPAGTIQFQVLNIKR, from the coding sequence ATGGCGGATAAAGAGGTACTACTGACACCTGAGGGATTGCAAAAGCTGGAGGAAGAGCTGGAGCATTTGAAGAGCGTGAAACGCCGCGAGGTGGCGGAACGCATTAAGCTGGCGATCAGCTACGGCGATATCAGTGAAAACTCAGAGTACGAAGACGCAAAGAACGAACAGGCATTTATTGAAGGCCGTATCATGACGCTGGAGAAAATGCTGCGCAACGCCCGCATCATTCAGGAAGACGACGTGCAGACCGATGCGGTGAGCATTGGTTCAACCGTGTTGCTGCGCGATGTGGAGTTCAATGAAGAGGTCGAGTACACCATCGTGGGCTCGGCTGAAGCAGACCCGGCCAGCAACAAGATTTCCAATGAGTCGCCTGTCGGCCGTGCGCTGCTGGGGCAGACGGTCGGTTCCATCGTGGATGTCGCGGTTCCGGCCGGGACGATTCAGTTTCAGGTGTTGAACATTAAACGGTAA
- a CDS encoding helix-turn-helix domain-containing protein, with protein MSDVFGRRLRAYRKLKRLTQAELAKELGVSISIIGSLERGTRVPPWDLFVRLIEVLNVTERELLGDMEFSELQASSRWTL; from the coding sequence ATGTCGGACGTCTTTGGTAGGAGGTTACGCGCGTATCGAAAGCTGAAACGTTTGACGCAGGCGGAACTGGCCAAGGAACTCGGTGTCAGCATTTCAATCATCGGGTCGCTGGAGCGCGGGACCCGCGTACCTCCGTGGGACCTGTTTGTCCGGTTGATTGAAGTGTTAAACGTCACTGAACGAGAGCTTCTCGGCGACATGGAGTTTTCGGAGTTACAGGCCTCTTCTCGGTGGACACTTTAG
- the folP gene encoding dihydropteroate synthase — translation MHQQLETGRDPSSAACGLIPAPNRVRVMGIVNVTPDSFSDGGVYFHPSAAIRHGYRLMEEGADILDIGGESTRPGSTPVEPEEEWARLCPVLQELCGQAHFPVSVDTYHADTAAKAIEAGAAVINDIWGGQKEPDLLRVVAEAGCGYVWMHNREAPAEDPFEALMRETEQGIERCLEAGVAPDKLWIDPGIGFGKTYEHNLTILKRLKTYCGFPYPVLLGVSRKRFIGLTLGVDVDERLEGSLAVAAAGVLAGVRALRVHDVRATVRLCRMIEAIQHAD, via the coding sequence TTGCACCAGCAGCTTGAAACTGGACGTGATCCATCTTCGGCAGCCTGCGGGTTGATCCCGGCGCCGAACCGCGTGCGGGTCATGGGGATTGTCAATGTGACCCCCGACTCGTTCTCTGACGGAGGGGTGTATTTTCACCCGTCCGCGGCGATTCGCCACGGATACCGCCTGATGGAAGAGGGGGCGGATATCCTGGACATCGGCGGCGAAAGCACGCGGCCGGGGAGCACACCGGTCGAGCCCGAGGAAGAGTGGGCGAGGCTCTGCCCGGTGTTGCAAGAACTTTGTGGACAAGCCCATTTTCCGGTGTCGGTCGATACCTACCACGCGGATACCGCCGCAAAAGCGATTGAAGCGGGGGCGGCGGTCATCAACGACATCTGGGGCGGGCAGAAGGAGCCGGACCTGCTGCGCGTTGTCGCGGAGGCAGGGTGCGGGTACGTCTGGATGCACAACCGCGAGGCGCCAGCCGAGGACCCGTTCGAAGCGCTCATGCGTGAGACGGAGCAGGGGATTGAGCGGTGCCTGGAGGCTGGCGTGGCCCCGGACAAGTTGTGGATTGACCCGGGCATTGGCTTTGGCAAAACCTATGAACACAATTTGACCATACTCAAGCGGCTCAAGACGTACTGCGGCTTCCCTTACCCGGTGCTGCTCGGCGTGAGCCGCAAACGATTCATCGGTCTGACGCTCGGCGTCGATGTGGATGAGCGGCTGGAAGGCTCGTTGGCAGTTGCCGCCGCTGGCGTGCTGGCCGGGGTGCGCGCCTTGCGCGTCCACGACGTGCGCGCCACGGTTCGACTCTGTAGAATGATTGAAGCGATTCAACATGCAGACTAG
- the folK gene encoding 2-amino-4-hydroxy-6-hydroxymethyldihydropteridine diphosphokinase — MQTRIQDVHEVYIGIGSNVGSRETHLRTAVRALQRIAVGAVQCSGVYETAPVGYANQPDFLNMVVRMQVPLRPLALLAALHQIEQEAGRTREIRFGPRTLDLDILLFDNDYICYRMLQVPHPRMWDRAFVLVPLAELAPMRRGRSGCTIGDLAAARKEMGIRYVGRLW, encoded by the coding sequence ATGCAGACTAGAATCCAAGATGTCCATGAGGTCTACATCGGTATCGGGTCAAACGTTGGCAGCCGCGAAACGCACCTGCGCACCGCGGTGCGGGCGCTGCAACGGATCGCGGTGGGTGCAGTCCAATGTTCAGGTGTGTATGAAACGGCGCCTGTTGGATACGCCAATCAACCGGACTTTCTCAATATGGTTGTTCGCATGCAAGTCCCTCTGCGCCCGCTGGCCCTGTTGGCTGCCTTGCATCAAATTGAGCAGGAGGCGGGTCGGACAAGGGAGATTCGTTTCGGGCCACGAACCCTCGACCTGGATATCCTGCTGTTTGACAATGACTACATCTGCTATCGAATGTTGCAAGTGCCGCATCCGAGAATGTGGGATCGCGCTTTTGTCCTCGTCCCGCTCGCCGAACTCGCTCCGATGCGGCGGGGACGATCCGGATGCACGATTGGCGATCTGGCAGCCGCACGGAAGGAGATGGGGATCCGCTATGTCGGACGTCTTTGGTAG
- the hslO gene encoding Hsp33 family molecular chaperone HslO, whose amino-acid sequence MQSVPDEIVRGLWRSGNVRILACTTTHLVNELQRRHQTWPVATAALGRTASISAMMGAMMKGKERLTVQIQGDGPIGSILVDADAEGHVRGYVKNPHVHLPSNAQGKLDVGGAVGNGMLYVIRDYGLKDLYRGSSELQTGEISDDFTYYFAVSEQTPSAVGAGVLVDTDGSVIASGGFILQLLPGHDESDVTAVEQHLAKLTSVTDFLKTGATAEELLHFLAPDARDLSASGVAFQCNCSRERLQTVLTGLGRGEIESMIRDQGQAELVCRFCNEVYLFTRDDLEGILSDMTDARSEE is encoded by the coding sequence ATGCAATCCGTGCCCGACGAAATTGTCCGCGGACTTTGGCGGTCCGGGAACGTTCGAATCCTCGCCTGCACCACGACGCACCTCGTCAACGAACTGCAGCGCCGGCATCAGACCTGGCCGGTTGCGACCGCGGCGCTGGGGCGTACCGCCTCCATCAGTGCCATGATGGGCGCCATGATGAAGGGCAAGGAGCGATTGACGGTACAAATTCAGGGGGATGGCCCGATCGGCTCCATTCTGGTGGATGCGGATGCGGAAGGGCACGTGCGCGGCTACGTCAAGAATCCGCATGTCCACCTGCCCTCCAACGCCCAGGGGAAACTGGATGTCGGCGGGGCTGTGGGAAACGGGATGTTGTACGTGATTCGAGACTACGGCTTGAAGGACCTCTACCGGGGCAGCAGTGAACTGCAGACCGGCGAAATTTCGGACGACTTTACGTACTACTTTGCTGTATCGGAACAAACCCCGTCGGCCGTTGGGGCTGGGGTGCTGGTCGATACGGATGGTTCCGTCATCGCCTCCGGCGGCTTTATTCTTCAACTGCTGCCTGGTCACGACGAGTCGGATGTGACTGCGGTGGAGCAGCATCTGGCGAAACTGACCAGCGTGACCGACTTCCTGAAAACGGGCGCGACGGCTGAGGAGTTGCTGCACTTTCTGGCGCCGGATGCGCGGGACCTGAGTGCCTCTGGTGTCGCCTTCCAGTGCAACTGTTCGCGCGAGCGGCTGCAAACGGTGCTCACCGGGCTGGGGCGCGGGGAAATCGAGTCCATGATTCGCGACCAGGGCCAGGCAGAATTGGTGTGCAGGTTCTGTAACGAGGTATACTTATTTACGCGCGACGACTTGGAAGGCATTCTCTCGGACATGACGGACGCACGCTCAGAGGAGTAG